In Asterias amurensis chromosome 4, ASM3211899v1, one genomic interval encodes:
- the LOC139936093 gene encoding glutaredoxin-like isoform X1 — translation MSAPVRTLVRGLIESHRVMMFSKSTCPFCLLAKDTLREAGVKDFNVLEIELRPDAPDIQKVLYNMTGASTVPSVFIDQKHIGGGSDIHSKYESGELVKLLREKGLINGETMS, via the exons ATGTCAGCGCCCGTGAGAAC CTTGGTGAGAGGACTGATTGAAAGTCATCGAGTTATGATGTTCTCCAAGTCGACTTGTCCGTTCTGTCTGCTAGCCAAAGACACACTGAGAGAAGCTGGCGTCAAAGACTTCAATGTGCTTGAGATTGAGTTGAGGCCTGACGCTCCTGATATACAG AAAGTGTTATACAACATGACGGGGGCGTCGACAGTACCCAGTGTCTTCATCGACCAGAAGCATATAGGAGGTGGATCAGACATACACAGCAAGTATGAGTCTGGAGAATTGGTGAAGTTACTACGAGAGAAAGGGTTGATCAATGGAGAGACAATGTCGTGA
- the LOC139936093 gene encoding uncharacterized protein isoform X2: protein MMFSKSTCPFCLLAKDTLREAGVKDFNVLEIELRPDAPDIQKVLYNMTGASTVPSVFIDQKHIGGGSDIHSKYESGELVKLLREKGLINGETMS from the exons ATGATGTTCTCCAAGTCGACTTGTCCGTTCTGTCTGCTAGCCAAAGACACACTGAGAGAAGCTGGCGTCAAAGACTTCAATGTGCTTGAGATTGAGTTGAGGCCTGACGCTCCTGATATACAG AAAGTGTTATACAACATGACGGGGGCGTCGACAGTACCCAGTGTCTTCATCGACCAGAAGCATATAGGAGGTGGATCAGACATACACAGCAAGTATGAGTCTGGAGAATTGGTGAAGTTACTACGAGAGAAAGGGTTGATCAATGGAGAGACAATGTCGTGA
- the LOC139936091 gene encoding uncharacterized protein isoform X2 — protein sequence MIRWVREICVACGFQLEGQEENTPYQPSQPVNVTQNSTSNRYPTGVPASAPINTTETGESYIPLDECSTGDGQLHSQSVPANGRWDNDRKSQELFQIDIPTGRPESSGSSGSSIPSEMAPLPPSQRDSDPSENYDVPPVLRRNNSSTNVQPTYDIPPALMRRDSSFKKQDDIFKPVPGQQSMDLNRSFSPDEAYRLNETPQDLYDTPPPHEPGSLYDIPPGMHKLIRNQDKEMSQSTDRLAQDFQKISFRNSVGATDAAPDLYDVLPSPSSSVRSATDLYSSPVNGSAQKTAAPPPRPPKRQSVTESQPVATPPRPHKPNHLKTMPVTPPPSFDDSLYNQLPPQSSKVLSPVDLDSRLQHVAPVYDTPPVAITNWNDVKTTPPSGHQWLDSKIPIGYVNTKQSPIKPSVAMPSSSVPPKSAGYRNMRGGMLQRASTIEYDSRDSHAQIAHQQQQQQQQQQQQQTSYMPMSGSSSSSNVFQYPDNSLYMPMESANEGLRPEGRLPSDAQNEPYALMSSAVGDLKDFPIQKRALPGDFHRQTISGGRPPPPIDRSLKPDRKLSEGAGGLNNIGMAGSFYATTTTTDDMGLVPVQSSRTKSFSRRPDQYENHRLDHDSDPFRGRTNTGESATSSSDDDMYGAEGDHFQVTRPVPVPDEDTYIYKDLTPMGSILERPIGEGVSSSPIPASLLSQQSDDIEYLELSHENEEPRQPPPRPPKPSSPKVDYIDLDHQRMMALKKVTDQREEELQDPSITGRGTLKREL from the exons ATGATTCGGTGGGTGAGGGAGATCTGTGTGGCCTGTGGCTTCCAGTTGGAAGGACAAG AAGAGAACACACCTTATCAGCCCAGCCAGCCAGTCAATGTTACCCAGAACTCAACGAGTAACAGATACCCCACCGGTGTCCCTGCGTCTGCTCCCATCAACACCACAGAGACTGGCGAATCCTACATTCCTCTAGATGAATGTAGCACTGGAGATGGCCAACTCCACTCACAGAGTGTCCCTGCAAATGGTCGCTGGGATAATGACAGAAAGAGCCAGGAGCTATTTCAGATTGATATCCCGACGGGCAGGCCGGAGAGCTCGGGCAGCAGTGGCAGTAGCATTCCAAGTGAGATGGCCCCCTTGCCGCCCTCCCAGCGGGATTCTGATCCTTCGGAGAACTACGACGTCCCCCCGGTGTTACGGAGGAATAATTCCTCGACAAACGTGCAACCCACATATGACATACCCCCAGCTTTAATGCGTAGAGATTCGTCCTTTAAGAAACAGGATGATATTTTCAAGCCTGTTCCCGGACAGCAGAGCATGGACTTGAACAGAAGCTTCTCCCCAGATGAAGCGTATCGGTTGAACGAGACCCCGCAAGATTTGTATGATACACCGCCCCCGCATGAACCTGGTAGTCTGTACGACATCCCACCAGGGATGCATAAACTCATCAGGAACCAGGACAAGGAGATGAGCCAATCCACGGACAGACTCGCCCAGGACTTCCAGAAAATCTCGTTCCGCAACTCAGTCGGGGCAACTGATGCCGCTCCGGACCTGTACGATGTACTTCCCTCGCCATCGTCAAGTGTTCGGAGCGCCACAGATCTTTATAGTTCTCCAGTAAATGGATCTGCTCAGAAAACAGCCGCACCTCCGCCGAGACCCCCGAAGAGACAATCAGTAACCGAGTCCCAACCCGTGGCCACGCCTCCCCGGCCGCACAAGCCCAATCACTTAAAGACCATGCCAGTAACACCGCCTCCAAGTTTTGATGACTCTTTGTATAATCAACTCCCGCCCCAATCTTCTAAGGTACTCTCGCCTGTTGATCTGGATAGCAGGCTCCAACATGTTGCTCCGGTGTATGACACACCCCCAGTTGCCATCACGAACTGGAACGATGTAAAGACGACGCCGCCTTCTGGACACCAGTGGCTGGATAGCAAGATTCCTATAG GATACGTCAACACCAAGCAGTCCCCCATCAAGCCGTCTGTCGCCATGCCGTCCTCGTCTGTCCCACCCAAATCTGCCGGTTACCGCAACATGAGAGGTGGCATGCTACAGAGGGCCAGCACAATAGAGTATGACAGTCGGGATAGCCACGCACAGATTGCAcatcagcaacagcagcaacagcagcagcagcagcagcagcagacaAGCTATATGCCGATGAGTGGCAGCAGCAGTTCTTCCAATGTGTTCCAATACCCGGACAACTCCCTCTACATGCCCATGGAGTCTGCCAACGAGGGCCTGAGGCCGGAGGGACGTCTTCCGTCAGATGCCCAGAATGAACCCTACGCCTTAATGAGCAGTGCCGTGGGTGATTTGAAGGATTTCCCAATACAGAAGAGGGCGCTGCCGGGTGATTTCCATCGGCAGACGATCTCGGGTGGGCGGCCACCACCTCCAATAGACAGAAGCTTAAAGCCAGATAGGAAGCTAAGTGAAGGAGCAGGAGGATTGA ACAACATTGGAATGGCAGGCAGTTTCTACGCAACCACCACTACCACAGATGACATGGGCCTAGTACCAGTCCAATCATCCAGAACGAAAAGCTTCAGCAGAAGACCGGACCAATACGA GAACCACAGGTTAGACCACGATTCGGATCCCTTCCGAGGGCGCACCAACACAGGTGAAAGCGCTACCTCATCCTCTGATGATGACATGTACGGCGCCGAAGGAGACCATTTTCAAGTAACTCGCCCAGTCCCTGTACCGGATGAGGACACGTATATCTACAAGGATCTAACTCCAATGGGGTCTATACTCGAA CGCCCAATAGGTGAGGGTGTATCCAGTTCACCAATCCCAGCCTCGCTTCTCTCCCAGCAGAGTGATGACATCGAGTATCTGGAGCTATCCCACGAGAATGAAGAGCCTCGTCAACCTCCGCCAAGGCCTCCCAAGCCGAGCTCCCCCAAGGTGGACTACATCGACCTGGACCACCAGAGGATGATGGCCCTTAAGAAGGTCACGGATCAGAGGGAAGAGGAGCTCCAAGATCCAAGCATCACGGGGCGGGGTACCCTTAAGAGAGAATTATAA
- the LOC139936091 gene encoding uncharacterized protein isoform X1, which produces MEEVIFTGFLTKSPPERKINRARWQRRWFVLKRSPPNAVYLQYYKDQNSAKPKGTIDLNSCEQVDQGLTFESRRSLAKNFIFDIVTPKRKYFLVTNTEVEMIRWVREICVACGFQLEGQEENTPYQPSQPVNVTQNSTSNRYPTGVPASAPINTTETGESYIPLDECSTGDGQLHSQSVPANGRWDNDRKSQELFQIDIPTGRPESSGSSGSSIPSEMAPLPPSQRDSDPSENYDVPPVLRRNNSSTNVQPTYDIPPALMRRDSSFKKQDDIFKPVPGQQSMDLNRSFSPDEAYRLNETPQDLYDTPPPHEPGSLYDIPPGMHKLIRNQDKEMSQSTDRLAQDFQKISFRNSVGATDAAPDLYDVLPSPSSSVRSATDLYSSPVNGSAQKTAAPPPRPPKRQSVTESQPVATPPRPHKPNHLKTMPVTPPPSFDDSLYNQLPPQSSKVLSPVDLDSRLQHVAPVYDTPPVAITNWNDVKTTPPSGHQWLDSKIPIGYVNTKQSPIKPSVAMPSSSVPPKSAGYRNMRGGMLQRASTIEYDSRDSHAQIAHQQQQQQQQQQQQQTSYMPMSGSSSSSNVFQYPDNSLYMPMESANEGLRPEGRLPSDAQNEPYALMSSAVGDLKDFPIQKRALPGDFHRQTISGGRPPPPIDRSLKPDRKLSEGAGGLNNIGMAGSFYATTTTTDDMGLVPVQSSRTKSFSRRPDQYENHRLDHDSDPFRGRTNTGESATSSSDDDMYGAEGDHFQVTRPVPVPDEDTYIYKDLTPMGSILERPIGEGVSSSPIPASLLSQQSDDIEYLELSHENEEPRQPPPRPPKPSSPKVDYIDLDHQRMMALKKVTDQREEELQDPSITGRGTLKREL; this is translated from the exons agatgGCAGAGGAGGTGGTTTGTCCTAAAGCGCAGTCCACCCAACGCTGTCTACCTACAGTACTACAAAGACCAGAACTCTGCCAAGCCCAAGGGGACCATTGACCTGAATTCCTGTGAACAGGTGGACCAGGGCTTGACCTTCGAATCTAGGAGGTCGCTGGCCAAGAACTTCATCTTCGACATCGTGACCCCAAAGAGAAAGTACTTCCTCGTTACCAACACAGAGGTGGAGATGATTCGGTGGGTGAGGGAGATCTGTGTGGCCTGTGGCTTCCAGTTGGAAGGACAAG AAGAGAACACACCTTATCAGCCCAGCCAGCCAGTCAATGTTACCCAGAACTCAACGAGTAACAGATACCCCACCGGTGTCCCTGCGTCTGCTCCCATCAACACCACAGAGACTGGCGAATCCTACATTCCTCTAGATGAATGTAGCACTGGAGATGGCCAACTCCACTCACAGAGTGTCCCTGCAAATGGTCGCTGGGATAATGACAGAAAGAGCCAGGAGCTATTTCAGATTGATATCCCGACGGGCAGGCCGGAGAGCTCGGGCAGCAGTGGCAGTAGCATTCCAAGTGAGATGGCCCCCTTGCCGCCCTCCCAGCGGGATTCTGATCCTTCGGAGAACTACGACGTCCCCCCGGTGTTACGGAGGAATAATTCCTCGACAAACGTGCAACCCACATATGACATACCCCCAGCTTTAATGCGTAGAGATTCGTCCTTTAAGAAACAGGATGATATTTTCAAGCCTGTTCCCGGACAGCAGAGCATGGACTTGAACAGAAGCTTCTCCCCAGATGAAGCGTATCGGTTGAACGAGACCCCGCAAGATTTGTATGATACACCGCCCCCGCATGAACCTGGTAGTCTGTACGACATCCCACCAGGGATGCATAAACTCATCAGGAACCAGGACAAGGAGATGAGCCAATCCACGGACAGACTCGCCCAGGACTTCCAGAAAATCTCGTTCCGCAACTCAGTCGGGGCAACTGATGCCGCTCCGGACCTGTACGATGTACTTCCCTCGCCATCGTCAAGTGTTCGGAGCGCCACAGATCTTTATAGTTCTCCAGTAAATGGATCTGCTCAGAAAACAGCCGCACCTCCGCCGAGACCCCCGAAGAGACAATCAGTAACCGAGTCCCAACCCGTGGCCACGCCTCCCCGGCCGCACAAGCCCAATCACTTAAAGACCATGCCAGTAACACCGCCTCCAAGTTTTGATGACTCTTTGTATAATCAACTCCCGCCCCAATCTTCTAAGGTACTCTCGCCTGTTGATCTGGATAGCAGGCTCCAACATGTTGCTCCGGTGTATGACACACCCCCAGTTGCCATCACGAACTGGAACGATGTAAAGACGACGCCGCCTTCTGGACACCAGTGGCTGGATAGCAAGATTCCTATAG GATACGTCAACACCAAGCAGTCCCCCATCAAGCCGTCTGTCGCCATGCCGTCCTCGTCTGTCCCACCCAAATCTGCCGGTTACCGCAACATGAGAGGTGGCATGCTACAGAGGGCCAGCACAATAGAGTATGACAGTCGGGATAGCCACGCACAGATTGCAcatcagcaacagcagcaacagcagcagcagcagcagcagcagacaAGCTATATGCCGATGAGTGGCAGCAGCAGTTCTTCCAATGTGTTCCAATACCCGGACAACTCCCTCTACATGCCCATGGAGTCTGCCAACGAGGGCCTGAGGCCGGAGGGACGTCTTCCGTCAGATGCCCAGAATGAACCCTACGCCTTAATGAGCAGTGCCGTGGGTGATTTGAAGGATTTCCCAATACAGAAGAGGGCGCTGCCGGGTGATTTCCATCGGCAGACGATCTCGGGTGGGCGGCCACCACCTCCAATAGACAGAAGCTTAAAGCCAGATAGGAAGCTAAGTGAAGGAGCAGGAGGATTGA ACAACATTGGAATGGCAGGCAGTTTCTACGCAACCACCACTACCACAGATGACATGGGCCTAGTACCAGTCCAATCATCCAGAACGAAAAGCTTCAGCAGAAGACCGGACCAATACGA GAACCACAGGTTAGACCACGATTCGGATCCCTTCCGAGGGCGCACCAACACAGGTGAAAGCGCTACCTCATCCTCTGATGATGACATGTACGGCGCCGAAGGAGACCATTTTCAAGTAACTCGCCCAGTCCCTGTACCGGATGAGGACACGTATATCTACAAGGATCTAACTCCAATGGGGTCTATACTCGAA CGCCCAATAGGTGAGGGTGTATCCAGTTCACCAATCCCAGCCTCGCTTCTCTCCCAGCAGAGTGATGACATCGAGTATCTGGAGCTATCCCACGAGAATGAAGAGCCTCGTCAACCTCCGCCAAGGCCTCCCAAGCCGAGCTCCCCCAAGGTGGACTACATCGACCTGGACCACCAGAGGATGATGGCCCTTAAGAAGGTCACGGATCAGAGGGAAGAGGAGCTCCAAGATCCAAGCATCACGGGGCGGGGTACCCTTAAGAGAGAATTATAA